One region of Terriglobales bacterium genomic DNA includes:
- a CDS encoding ATP-binding cassette domain-containing protein, producing MNQKERTRFRGVSIGFVFQFFNLLPALNAVENVSVPLLINGLSRKNAETRASETLVEVDLGTRLSALPAQLSGGQQQRVAIARALVHDPKLIVCDEPTSNLDHETGRSVMKILRGVAKSPGRALIVVTHDPRIFEFADRIAHMNDGKIIDVVDGKNMERE from the coding sequence ATGAACCAGAAGGAGCGTACACGCTTTCGCGGCGTGTCGATCGGCTTCGTGTTTCAGTTTTTCAACCTGCTGCCGGCGCTCAACGCGGTTGAGAATGTATCCGTACCGCTGCTGATCAACGGCCTATCCCGGAAGAACGCGGAAACCCGAGCAAGCGAAACTCTAGTCGAAGTAGATCTCGGCACGCGCCTGAGTGCGCTACCGGCGCAGCTCAGCGGTGGCCAGCAGCAACGCGTGGCAATCGCGCGTGCGTTGGTGCACGACCCGAAGCTGATTGTATGTGACGAACCGACAAGCAACCTGGATCATGAGACCGGGCGCAGCGTGATGAAGATTCTTCGAGGCGTAGCGAAAAGCCCCGGCCGGGCACTCATTGTGGTCACCCACGATCCACGGATTTTCGAGTTTGCGGATCGCATCGCACACATGAATGACGGCAAGATCATCGACGTCGTCGATGGCAAAAATATGGAGCGCGAATAG
- a CDS encoding VIT family protein: MLASNQERHRTGRIGWIRAAVLGANDGILSTSSLVLGVAAAHATHSNVLVAGVAGLVAGAMSMAAGEYVSVHSQADTEQAELKLERAELKADYKGERKELTAIYVARGLDPALAKQVSEQLMAHDALGAHARDELGISETFRARPIQAALASAASFAVGAALPILVTAMAPAVGLIPLVSGTSLVFLALLGALAARVGGAGVAMGAIRVTFWGALAMALTAGVGALFGTVV; the protein is encoded by the coding sequence ATGCTTGCAAGCAACCAAGAACGACACCGCACAGGACGCATCGGCTGGATCCGCGCGGCGGTGCTAGGCGCGAACGACGGCATCCTTTCAACCTCGAGTCTGGTGCTCGGGGTCGCAGCCGCGCATGCGACTCACAGCAACGTATTGGTCGCTGGTGTGGCCGGCCTGGTGGCTGGGGCGATGTCGATGGCGGCCGGGGAGTACGTGTCGGTCCACTCCCAGGCTGACACCGAACAGGCCGAACTCAAGCTGGAGCGCGCGGAACTCAAAGCAGACTACAAGGGCGAGCGCAAGGAACTGACGGCGATCTACGTCGCTCGCGGGCTCGATCCTGCGCTCGCCAAGCAGGTCTCTGAGCAGCTGATGGCCCATGACGCGCTCGGCGCGCATGCCCGCGACGAACTCGGCATCTCGGAAACTTTCCGTGCGCGTCCGATTCAGGCGGCGTTGGCGTCGGCGGCCAGCTTCGCCGTGGGCGCCGCCCTGCCTATCCTGGTCACGGCCATGGCCCCGGCCGTGGGTTTGATCCCTCTGGTCTCTGGAACTTCCCTGGTGTTCCTAGCGCTTCTCGGTGCGCTGGCTGCGCGCGTGGGGGGCGCAGGGGTGGCCATGGGCGCGATCCGCGTCACCTTCTGGGGCGCGCTGGCCATGGCACTGACCGCAGGCGTTGGGGCGCTGTTCGGGACCGTTGTGTGA
- a CDS encoding AI-2E family transporter, with product MANDAHKKRLIFLAILIAVLLFLALDMVQPFLRPLILASVIALGCYPLHAWLQRRIRWRDWAALISTLIVFLGVAVPAFVLTYLIGGELSHIATHISDQSTREGGFMAYVQHGEDRFVVWASEYVDVEQFHIRQRVNALPERASEFLLGMGSSIAGGAINGITDGILTLVFLFFFFRDGAKWLDGLAEVLPLRRESVERVYRAVHSSVVATLYGLVGVALAQGLLTGVGLYFAGIDNFLMLGMLAAVCSVIPVVGTSLVWGPAAVYLLVTDHTGKAIFLLIWGVAVVSMADHIIRPLVLRGRMQLHIMWLLFAILGGLLTFGFVGLFLGPVIFSLLATLLAILREEMAEEPAGIPRAG from the coding sequence ATGGCGAATGACGCGCACAAGAAGCGGCTGATCTTCCTGGCGATCCTGATCGCCGTACTGCTGTTTCTGGCGCTAGACATGGTCCAGCCGTTCCTGCGGCCCCTGATTTTGGCGTCGGTGATCGCCCTGGGGTGCTACCCGCTGCACGCCTGGCTGCAGAGGCGCATTCGCTGGCGGGATTGGGCGGCGCTCATCTCCACCCTGATCGTGTTCCTGGGAGTGGCGGTGCCCGCCTTCGTGCTTACCTACCTGATCGGCGGCGAGCTTTCGCACATCGCCACGCACATCTCCGACCAGAGCACGCGCGAAGGCGGGTTCATGGCCTACGTGCAGCACGGGGAGGATCGCTTCGTAGTCTGGGCGTCGGAATACGTGGACGTGGAGCAGTTCCACATCCGCCAGCGGGTGAACGCGCTGCCGGAGCGGGCCAGCGAGTTCCTGCTCGGCATGGGCTCGTCCATCGCCGGAGGCGCGATCAACGGCATCACCGACGGGATCCTGACCCTGGTTTTCCTCTTCTTCTTCTTTCGCGACGGAGCCAAGTGGCTGGATGGACTGGCGGAGGTTTTGCCGCTGCGGCGGGAAAGCGTCGAGCGCGTGTACCGCGCCGTCCACTCCAGCGTGGTGGCCACGCTCTATGGGCTGGTGGGCGTGGCGCTGGCCCAGGGCCTGCTGACCGGAGTGGGCCTGTACTTCGCGGGCATCGACAATTTCCTGATGCTGGGCATGCTGGCCGCCGTCTGCTCGGTGATCCCGGTGGTGGGCACGTCGCTGGTGTGGGGCCCGGCGGCGGTCTATCTGCTGGTGACCGACCACACCGGCAAGGCCATCTTCCTGCTCATCTGGGGCGTCGCCGTGGTCAGCATGGCCGATCACATCATCCGGCCGCTGGTGCTGCGGGGACGGATGCAACTGCACATCATGTGGCTGCTCTTCGCCATCCTGGGCGGACTGCTGACCTTTGGCTTCGTGGGGTTGTTCCTGGGCCCTGTCATCTTCTCCTTGCTGGCCACCCTGCTCGCCATCCTTCGGGAGGAGATGGCCGAGGAGCCGGCGGGAATCCCGAGGGCCGGTTAG
- a CDS encoding cysteine dioxygenase family protein, translated as MPAHTVPIQDFVAQLRQFPESDFSRLEAIQGFLRSAPVQPESLASYLTWDRQHYTRNLIDKTPLYELIAICWEVGQGSSTHNHREQNCWMAVPIGRLMVQNYRVLFQDLKAGKCRLERTDSVEMNAANPMAVDPREPVHRVYNPAEFNARAVSLHVYSRPFDTCDVYSEEQGTCGPIRLYYNTEYGVPSPRTTSSEST; from the coding sequence GTGCCCGCCCACACTGTACCTATCCAGGACTTCGTTGCCCAGCTTCGCCAGTTCCCCGAGTCCGACTTTTCCCGGCTGGAGGCCATCCAGGGCTTTCTGCGCTCCGCCCCGGTCCAGCCCGAGAGCCTTGCGTCGTATCTCACCTGGGACCGCCAGCACTACACCCGCAACTTGATCGACAAGACGCCACTCTACGAACTCATCGCCATCTGCTGGGAGGTGGGCCAGGGCAGCTCCACCCACAACCACCGGGAGCAGAATTGCTGGATGGCCGTCCCCATCGGCCGCCTGATGGTGCAGAACTACCGCGTGCTGTTTCAGGACCTGAAGGCAGGGAAGTGCCGGCTGGAGCGAACCGACAGTGTGGAGATGAATGCCGCCAATCCCATGGCGGTCGACCCCAGGGAGCCGGTGCACCGCGTCTACAACCCGGCGGAGTTCAATGCTCGCGCCGTCAGCCTGCACGTGTACTCCCGGCCCTTCGACACCTGCGACGTCTATTCCGAGGAGCAGGGAACCTGCGGTCCCATCCGGCTTTACTACAACACAGAGTACGGAGTGCCCAGCCCGCGGACCACTTCGTCCGAGTCCACTTAG